agcaacatccatggggttgatGAATAACATATTgcacacaagccactggttggggatccctgctatagtcCAAGGTTCGCTCATAGATATGGttcatatatatacagatattttaaatatttgggtaCAGACAActtatttctaattttggttctgtacatgaccacaattaattttaaatgaagcaactcagatgcagttgaactgcagactttcagctttaattcagtgggttgaacaaaaagattgcataaaaatgtgaggaactaaatcaatttttaacacaatcacttcatttcaagggctcaaaagtaattggacaattgagtcaaaggcaatttcatgggcaggtgggggcaGTTCCTTTGTGGAGTGTAGGTGGGTCTGTATTGTAAGAACTGGTGCTGTGTTATTGACCGTCTGTATGTGGAAGATCATGCAAAGCTAAAAGTGACATGGTTTTCCTGAAGACTTGAAGACACCAGAAACCCAAGAAAATTTCAAGAAAAAACAAGTTGAGTGAGACCAGACAAGTCCATGTCCTGAGTGTTATAatccagtcctggatttttttaaattcactcaTAGCTCCACACATAAAATGGTAACATGACCTAAGGTTTCATAAATGTATGGAATGTATCATTATCACACTCATGACATGGGGCATTTACATACTACATGATATTTGTATCTGCTGGTAtagttttggtgccattttaTGATATTGCATTATCTAAGCCTCCACTGGCTTGACTTCAACacctttattattatcattatcattaataataataataataataataataataataacatgtatttacaaagctCAACCACACTCTGCAGGGCTGTACAATAATTCAAAGgcataattcaaactttttgtttactgttcctttcatttttcagtagcagccTAAACCTGCAAGTTCACTTAAATATCAAAAATCTTTGTTTCCTTTATTTACTTATATTGTTATTTCAGAATCTTCTCCCAATTGTTCGAATGTCATGAAGACAGAAGTGATCTCTGATTCTGGTAATGGTCGCTATTCATGTTTCCCAGTCTGGTCCAGTCCTACACCATACCTACATCATATCTAACTAAGTCCGCATGAATGTGTTGATTCAGAGTCCACTGACCATTCTCCTCCTCATTCTGCTATAATTGTATGTCTACCACTGTATGAGAACTCCCCCCCCAACTTTGTCATTGGTTCCATGTGTACCAAGACACCAGggttgttccaccacatgcaaaACCCTAGTACAAGGCAAGTAGCAGACTGTTctaccacatgcagaaccctagcatcaggcaagcagcagactctTCCACCACATGAGGAACCCTAGCACCAGgaaagcagcagactgttccaccacatgcagaaccttagcaccaggcaagcagcaaacTGTTCCACCACAGGTAGAAGAACACTAGCagcaggcaagcagcagactgttccaccacatgcagaacacTAGCACCatgcaagcagcagactgttccaccacatacAGAAGCCTAGCACCAGGCAATACAATTGTCTGTTTGTGTTACTTGCCGTAATTTGTCATAAAATTTTCTACACAAATCTTGGGGTTTGTTTCCACATATGGATACATCCCTTGGCTTGACCCTATAGCCATCGACCAAACCTTACCTGTCCATGTTCTACAATATTTAAGGGTACACAAGATATTCCCATTAGTTCTCTTGCATTGTGCCCATGGCATCTGTACATGACCACTCATTTCCCTGACATGACAGACCACCCGACTGCCCAGGCCAGCTAGAAACGATGATCCTTCCCATCTTAGAGTTGCCATGTAAAACTCAAGTATTGCTAATGCTAAAAACATTTGCATCTGTTCCCCAGATTCCATGAGCACCCCCTGCCCAGAGGACTGGTCTCTGTCTTCTGGCAAATGCTACTACTTCTCCAATGTGCCTGTATCCTGGGAGGAGGCAAAACACGCGTGTGAGAAGAAGAAATCAAACTTGATTGTGATCAACAGCAAAACGGAACAGGTGGGCAAATGTGCAAATATGAGCATCCCATTATTGGGGTACAGGATGAGGTATCTTCAATTTACAGATAGGGATGTAGGTGAATGATGATGTATTCAGAGCATGGGGGCAGTATAgtgtaatacaataataataatcataatgagTGAATGGAATTGtgaattaaatggtaaagaaagaGATTGGAtaccatattgtttttttagggGAGATGAACTAAAGTCTATTTTATTTCATCAGGACTATGCCGTGAAGATCAGCTTGGGACAGTACACATGGATTGGACTCACTGAGATTGACAATGAATGGAAATGGGTGGACGGAACCCCCTATAATTCCAAACAAACGTGAGGCCCAGAAGCTGAGTATTCCTCTCGGTGGGATGTGGCTACTCCACAACTGTCTGTGTCTTTCCAGTGTAGCAAAATATTGTCTGACTCTCGTGATGTTCTTGCTATACAAATGGGCAAAAAGAAACCCCATAACATGCTGGACCTTGATAAACCCAACACCAACATATTAAATGGATTGGGGGGTGTTCATTGAGTCCAATTAAAGATTCCTTCTCATTGTCTTGACCAATTAATAATACAAAGCTCTGGTTCTTCCTCCATGTATTGTATCCTTCAATATTAGTTCTGCTATTTACCCAAGAGAATCATCTGTAGGTAATTGGGGTGTCTTCTTCTATTACTCAAGATGCTATTAGTACTGTTCAGGTACAGCAGTGCACCCACCATCAGCATTTGTTTGAAAAATGTTCCAGACACTGAAGAAATGGAGATAAAACAAACATTTCCCAGACATTCATCTTATATTGTCATCATGTTCCACCATGCCACTCCTTGGTCAATAACAGGACATTATCAACCGAAATGAATGCTATGACATGATTTAATGAGGTGTTCTGTGACCTTCCATGTTTGAGCATGCCATATCAAAACAAAGTTTACTACATATGTACTTTTCACTCCTCAGTCTACTCAACGAAAGGCTCTATATGAGTCTTCATTTTATAGGTagttgaattccaagcttgggcTGTTACGGGTTCTTCCATAATAAAAAAGGAAGGTCTAATGATTTTAGATTTAATAATGAACAATCAAGTGTCTTGCAAAGGTTGAACCCCATGTTTCCTTACTAAAGGAGACCAGTCTTAAAGAGTATAATGACCCCCCGTTTTAGATAATTGTTCAGCATTTAGGCAAGACAGGGCCAATGTGCCTTACTATAATGACTAACATGAATTGATCTACCATCCATGTTTTAACACAACAAATATACCATTTATATGACTTCTCTCCTAACATTAATGTATATAGAAGCTCACTATATTCTCTCTGTATTGAAGGTACTGGAAAGAGGGGCAACCCAATAACTGGTCTGGCCATCTACTACCTGGAGGTGAAGACTGTGCCCAGATCCAGTTTGGAGGCCAGTGGAATGACGAGCACTGCAGCAATCCATGGCGGT
Above is a genomic segment from Xenopus laevis strain J_2021 chromosome 3L, Xenopus_laevis_v10.1, whole genome shotgun sequence containing:
- the LOC108710670 gene encoding C-type lectin domain family 10 member A; the protein is MMDNVYSNIDFIKEEKKTAEIRNSSTRKTSASRISQRVPSSTLRLLCGLSALCVVLLILNITVTFTKSSPNCSNVMKTEVISDSDSMSTPCPEDWSLSSGKCYYFSNVPVSWEEAKHACEKKKSNLIVINSKTEQDYAVKISLGQYTWIGLTEIDNEWKWVDGTPYNSKQTYWKEGQPNNWSGHLLPGGEDCAQIQFGGQWNDEHCSNPWRYICEKKSEV